Proteins co-encoded in one Equus caballus isolate H_3958 breed thoroughbred chromosome 31, TB-T2T, whole genome shotgun sequence genomic window:
- the DYNLT1 gene encoding dynein light chain Tctex-type 1 isoform X1, producing the protein MEDYQAGEETAFVVDEVSNIVKEAIESAIGGNAYQHSKVNQWTTNVVEQTLSQLTKLGKPFKYIVTCVIMQKNGAGLHTASSCFWDSSTDGSCTVRWENKSMYCIVSAFGLSI; encoded by the exons ATGGAAGACTACCAGGCTGGGGAGGAG ACGGCTTTTGTGGTAGATGAAGTGAGCAACATTGTAAAAGAG GCGATAGAAAGTGCAATCGGTGGCAACGCCTACCAGCACAGCAAAGTCAATCAGTGGACCACAAATGTGGTGGAACAGACTTTGAGCCAACTTACCAAGCTGGGAAAACCGTTTAAATACATTG TGACCTGTGTAATTATGCAGAAGAATGGAGCGGGATTACACACGGCGAGTTCTTGCTTCTGGGACAGCTCTACTGACG GCAGCTGCACCGTGCGGTGGGAGAACAAGAGCATGTACTGCATCGTCAGCGCCTTCGGGCTCTCGATTTGA
- the DYNLT1 gene encoding dynein light chain Tctex-type 1 isoform X2 → MEDYQAGEETAFVVDEVSNIVKEAIESAIGGNAYQHSKVNQWTTNVVEQTLSQLTKLGKPFKYIEEWSGITHGEFLLLGQLY, encoded by the exons ATGGAAGACTACCAGGCTGGGGAGGAG ACGGCTTTTGTGGTAGATGAAGTGAGCAACATTGTAAAAGAG GCGATAGAAAGTGCAATCGGTGGCAACGCCTACCAGCACAGCAAAGTCAATCAGTGGACCACAAATGTGGTGGAACAGACTTTGAGCCAACTTACCAAGCTGGGAAAACCGTTTAAATACATTG AAGAATGGAGCGGGATTACACACGGCGAGTTCTTGCTTCTGGGACAGCTCTACTGA